The Falco biarmicus isolate bFalBia1 chromosome 1, bFalBia1.pri, whole genome shotgun sequence DNA segment AAGGATGTCTACAAAGCCATTTTGAAATGAGAACTTGTGTTGTTCCTGTCTTACTGGTCTTTCCTCGTTCCCTCTAAAtgctctttcccttttccaCGTCACGACTGGTGGGTGTCTTACCACAGAGAGTAGATAGTCTTTTTGAATAGGATCGCCATAAGAAATgtagaattttattttgggtggCAGAATTAGACTTAAGTCAGACTAAAATGATTCTTTTCCTGAGGTGAAACATCTCAGTAATCCCTCCCAGCTTTGCAGATGAAAGAGATTTTGCATAAATCACGGCAGAAAGCGGTATCAAGATAGTAGGCAATTGAACTGCCAGGGAGATTACATCTTAAAGAACTAGCTGACAGCTTAGGCTgaagcaggttttattttttttaactattaagTCAGAATGAAATGGAGTCAAAACGGAAGCAAGCACTCCATTTTGTTTCATGTGATTAATCTAAATTTTGTACTTGTATCctcaaaaaataattccattttatcaaaatgttttgatgaGCTCTTCTTTTAACTCTGCCATCTGAATTACTGAATCTTAATGACAATATCCCGATTTAGTTGCCAGATTATTATTGATAGCTAAGTGGGCAAGAAGGAATTCATGCAACAGTAACCTTAGTGTGGAGTTTTTATAAGCCTGAGGGGTTTGTTAGGTGGTTTTGTTAGGTGGTTTTGGTATTCTGTGCCCTTTGAGTTTCTAGCTCTTCTCCTAGTTTAAATCACGTATCTCTTTGGATTTCAGTGAAGCTCAGTAAACTGATACCAGCTGAGAATTTGTCTCAGCATATTTTATAATTTGTCGTATAATAAGTGTCCTGTAGTGTAATAAATCATAATTCATTCAGGAACATAGTTTGTAGcacattcttttttctgtacagaAGTGCAGCTGTTGATTTGATTTGAACAGCAGTGTGGTGGTGTAAACGGGAGCATTTGTGATGTGAGTAGCAGGcccactgaaagaaaatgcatttattttccaaagtgGGTGTGCTCATTGTGATTCTCTTGGAATATTATTGCTGCCGTATTCCTCAGTTTCACCATCAAATCCAACTGATGCTTATATAGATGTAGTTAAAATGATGTATGCTTTTGGAAGGAGTATGACATCTAAATTCTAAAACTGCTACTTTGagaaagtctttttctttttctttttttttttttcccccactagTTTACTTATGAAACAAACAGCCATcaagaaaagagtatttttcctGAGACAAATTTCTAAAATAGAGATAGTGGATTATAGAAATGGATCCTACAGAAGCTTGTGATGAATGGCTGTGACTGCATATTGTATGATGACAGACATGATCTTGGTGAAAGTGATGGTGAATCTTCCCTGTTTTTTCTGCTAATTTGAACTGTATGCCtcatttttctaaaagcatGGGGTTGGAGTTTTTtgcgttgtttttttttttttttttttttaataagacagTAATGAACGGAGTAACACTGCCCAATATCTGAACTGGAAAGCCCAGATGAGAAATGTAAAGTGAAAAAATGAGAAGTCTTTGGAGAGAAGTTCTAATGCCCTTGTGCCACCAGTGaaatgtgtgtgcacacacacaacacaaaatGAAATCAATTGAATACTAGTGCAGGTtgagcaacagaaaaacaagttcagcttgttttgtttatatatattcaGATACATGGTGGGTTTTGTGATTACTTTCAGGATTTATGAAAATTTGATAGTTTGAAGTAAAGCTGATAATTTTTCCAGCCGTGTAAAAGATTATCATAATTTTATAGTTGAGAAAAGAGAGACTTAAGTGATATACCTGTGGTTACACAGGAAGGCTTCATTGTTGTTGGCTGGAGATGGTGTGGTATACTTTCCTACAGCTGTATTCCCATGATACCTCTACCACCCAGTGGCTGATGGAATATCTCCTCTTCTGAGCTGTACAGACATCTTAAGCTCAAAACACTTCATGTTACAGGAATAAATTATCAATGTGTCTTGCAGTAAAGCCTTCTAGCACTATCCCTTCTCACCATTCCCTGCTTAAAACAGAAGAGAGtgcataaaaatgaaagctgctgtACTGAAAACATCTGAGGCCTCTCCTACAAGCATGTCAGGGCAAAGGAATCGATACACAAGGGAGTGTGAAGACCGTCTTTGAGACAGTTCTTCTCTGTaaggaggagctgggagacCTTGCTGGCCCGTAAGTCATGGAGAAGTCATTTCAATCATCAGGATGCTCAGAAAGGTCACAGTGGGGTGAAATGTGTTGATCTAGGTACTTTTTGAGTAGAGCATGTGTATCTGTCTTTTTGGCATATTTGGcctaaaagaaaagaggaaaaagagtagggaggagggaagagttGTCCCTTTGGCAATTTCACTGTGAAACAAAgtacctttttttaaagatttgaaAGACTCTTTTTggtttgaattttattttgctttggttaCACATGTTAAAAAGAATTGTACAAACCAAAACAAGCGATTCAGACCAACTATAAATCAAGTCTGACTTGTTATGTTTACGTTTCTTGTATCTGCAAACAgatttggttgttttttggggttttttttggcttctgGCAAACAAAATGCTCTTAGTTGTGTCTAACAACAAAATAGGAGTGAAGAAATGGCCACAGTAAAACTACTTGGAAGATGTAGACATGATAATTTCTGCAGAGTATTGAAAAGGAGGAATAAGAACTTGAACCaatgttaaagaaaatagaGCAGAGAATACACAGTTGAAGAATAGGTATGTCTCTGTTTGCCAGGGGAATGCCTCAAGTAAATGGTTTTATGGTAATAAAACATAGGTGGTGTTTCTGCCCTGAGTTACAGTAGTTTCTTAATGGTGTCATTTACTTGGATCTGAGTCACTAGTCTTACTGATTTCATGCAGGttcctgcctcccctgcccccgGCTCAGGATTTACTCTGGAGATTAATCTTGTTCCCTCTTTATGTAGGTTCTTGTGATAATTACACATATTCAGGCTGTTCTGAACCAgggttttgccttttattttaaaatgtcatcaaGAGGCAGATGCTCAGCTGGTGTAAAACCTGGACATCAATTACATTCTGGTCTGGATGATGTATGCTCTCAAAATGTGGCCCAAGGTCGGTAACAATATTGACAGAAAAAGTACCCATTCAAAGTAAATATTAAAGATAAGTTAGCATTGCAGGCACAGTAATATTTAACGCAaaccattgatttttttatttttttttttttttagtcgAGCATAAACCTTATCCATTCATCCAGACCGACTGTATGTTCAGGTATGTAACCATTATTGCAACTGATACTCAGTGAAAGGTTTTCATAGCAACAAGACAGCGTAGGTTGATCTATTTATGGACTGTGTTGTGtgattaatttatttgattCTTTCCTGGCTTAAGTTGTAgcatgggggggtggggggtggggagaagaaatTGTTTAGAATTCAGGTAATATATATCAGAAGCAGTGAGTGCAAGTTATTTGCTTGCTACATTGATAATAGTATCCACGTAACTACCAGGACAGAGTCAGGATTAATAATGACATTTTGATCCTGCTCCCAGTCTAAGCAGGAATAAATGTTCTGctgtaaaacaaagcagaaattctcTAAGTCCTTATAAGCTTTATTGCTTCTTGCACCCATAAGTAAAGGACCAACCTTCATTGCTCTTTTATGCTACTTTATATATGCCCTAACTGCATATCACTGTAATTTGTCATTCTCAATGTCATTTTGAATTAATGGTGTAATAGTACAAGCGTAAGTTGGTATATGCCTTGCAGTACTTTATAAAACTAATTATACACCCTTTATTAAACATATCCTAATAagtgattttgtgttttttagGATGATTTGGATTTATcagactttttatttccttttcttacttGCTTCTGTTTACAGTGGTAAGTGAATATGTAATTCCTAAGATAGGCACCCAGAGTAACAGTCTTGATCTGTCAAGAGCTGTCTTGATCCTGCTGGGTTGTGTTCAGTCAAGTTTGGGTAACTCACATAACCCTGTTGCCTGACCTGGAACTTTCAAATGGGGCTTTAGTGATCTTGTTCTGCCACCCCTGCCTTGCGGTCACCTtgcccagcacccacaggaCCATGCTATGGGCAGTTTTCTCTATCTGCCTGAGGCACATCCAGCTAGCAACTGTGAAGCTGGTGTGATGTTGAGTGTCCTGCACCCAGCACCAAGGTTAGCAGCTTTAgcagaaactgaggcagggagccCTTTGTGGTGGGTGGGGAGTGCAGGCGGCAGAGTGGCACTCCGTGCTTCTCAGCTGACTTTGCTCTAACCTGGTTCCCCTGGCACAAATTAGAGCTCTTTGACGTTTGCAGTAATGGGTGCTGACTTCTgggggctgagcccagcagtgctgggataAGCTGGCTGTCGAGGAgcctcagccccttccccaggggctgTCCTCggggtgggaggcaggaccGATGGCCACGGtgcaggagctgctcagcccagcagccttACTGGGGGACAGCAGCTGAGCTTCAGATCCAAcgtccttttattattttattttttttaacaaagaaaccAACTACCAACCTTCAGACTTGTTCACATGTTGCCTGTGTGAAATTACTGATGTAAAAAGTATATCACGCCTACATACCGTCATACTTGAAAGACTACTGCAATAAGCATGAATATAACTCCAGAACCAATTGTTTtattgtaaacttttttttctaagattCTCTCAATACGCTGGAAAACTAGTATGTGTTAATGATTTACCTTGTTCAGTTAGCAAAAGTCAAACTACAAAAATTGCATTGCATTTCCCTGAAGTTCCATGTGCTGATAAATTCTAACTAAGGCCTAAAGCAGGTTTATGGTCAGTAATGTATTAACTGTGTTCTCAGGGCACGATGAGGTAACTCAGCTTTTTAGCAAAGTTTGTCTGATAAATATAGTGTTTTTAAGGAGATGTTTTACTTGGATTTAAATCTCTGCAAAGCTAACATCTTGGAACCTTTCTGAGGCctagaaaacatattttttgaaTATACTTTTATTAAAGCATTCAGAACCATCATAGTTTTGAATGTTACATAGTTTTACAgcataagtaattttttttgtgttagttTATATTAGAAGAAGGTAAATAAGATCCAGAATGTCTGATAGAGCAAATAATTGCAATATTCTCTTCTTTTCACTTCAGAAATCACTTAGAATATTCTAAGtaatagaaaatgcttttcttttaatgacaaAATTGGGTGAAGAAAATGCTAAGaataataaatagcatttttttagagaaatatcTTGGAAGTATATATACCAGAAAATGTGGATGTTTATAAAGTACAAATTTTGTGttaacaagaaattaaaagacgTTAGCATATCTTGCACATACATGTAATAATTccttaccttttccttttctggggtaaattatatattttaccAGTGTGCAGGAAACATAGAGCTACCTGAGTATAGTTTATAATCACGTTAAGAGATAAAACCCActtgtaagaaataaaatgaacaagTTCTAACTGTAAAATCCAACATGGTAGttccatttcctttcattttcaataGCTTTTGATGCAGTACAGTAATGCTATAGTAACAGATTAAGCAGCTagctaaaatgttttcagttggGTTTCCTCCCATTctgtaaaaatacagtgttttctcttttagctAAGGAAAAGCACTTGTGTAGATATAGGAATAAAAATTGGGAGTATTTGCCTGTTTGCTGCCTCTTTGGAGGGCAGAGTCCAGGAAGAGAGTGGGCTGCTCTGCGAGGCTGGCCCTGCTGCGTGCTCTAACGCAGAGATTGTAACAAACGCCTTCATTCTGCCAGGTGGGAGCAGGTTGCTCCTTAgggatgctgcagagctctgccgTGCGAGTGGGTTTCATTACAGACTTCACTATGTGATCGACGGTGGATTCCCGCAGGAGCAGGGCGGTAGTTGagttcatttttattctggaCCGTTCCCAAGGCACCACTTCTGTAACATTATTGTCTTTATTGTAAGGCTAGTTAGAGGGGGTTTGAGGTGGAGTGTGAGGGAGCTTCTGCCGCTCCTGAGATGCGCCGTGGGAAGGTCCTGTCCTCTGCTGTGCAGATCTGCCTTGTGGCCCATCCTGCTGCTCGGCCTGCTGCCTCAGCTCgagctgccctgctccagcaacAAGAGTGAGGCAAGGGATGGGGGGAGGCACACCACagagttttatttctgctggaGAGCTCCTCTCTAAAGGAGCTAGAAACTATGCTACGCTACCCACTCCCCTcaccctctcctcctgccaaaGGACCATCTGAAAAGCAAGTTCAATGACAAAGAGGAGCAGCCGTTTCACCCTCTCCTGGTGAACTGTGTGCTCTTGTCTCTAATAATTTATGCCACTTGTTTTTCTCTATCAGAATGTGTGACTCAGATCTATGAAAATACATACTTCCAAGGAGGAGACCTTGCTACGTTTTTTACACCGAGCGCCAATTACTGCCAAGTAGTGTGTACTTACCATCCTACCTGTCTGCTCTTCACCTACTTGCCCGCAGCATGGATGAAAGATCCTGCAAAAAGGTAAAATGTTCGTGTGGCTTTTGCCGGTGCCCTGTGATAATTTTAGGAACTCGGTAACATTTTGATAGAACGCAGGCATGCAGGGAAAGGTACAGGGTTGCCATGGAAAACAGCATCATGTATCTTTAAAACTGGTGATCTAAAAGAGTGTTTGCTTGAATTTGAAAGATTGCATTTGGCAATGCCCAGTCTCTCACACTCACATACCAGCCCTTCCAAGAAAACAGGACTGATGGGGCACTCCCTCCTCTGTGCCACGTATTTGTTGCTGAGGGACCACGTGTGCTATTTCCATCTCCAGTGGTCCCCCATGCTGCCCCCCACCCTCTCTGTAGCATATTTTTCTGACAATTAAGAACTTCAGTAACACAAGAGGATGAGGTTGTCCTCCCTGTCTGTGCCCAGTGTGTTTGTTATCCAAACTCTGGGTTCTGCTTCTTGCTTTAATGAGACCTCTTGGAGCTCCCACATACACTGAGTAATCTCATCTGCCACCCGTGCCCACAAAGCAGATGCAGCTTTATGCTATCTTTCTCCAAACCGCACCTACTGCCTAAATTTTAATGTTGAGGGTTATTGGTCAGCCTGCATTTCACCTGAGAAACAATTATGAAAGTCTGTGTTGTACTACAAAAGCTGTGAATTGCTGGATTTTAAAACACAGGTTTTCCTGCTACTTAAAAGACAGCGATACAGAAATGCTGCCGAAAGTGGATATGGAAGGAGCTATCTCTGGACATTCCTTAAAACAGTGTAACATCCAGATTAGTGGTAAGATACGGTAATTCCACATGTATGCATTTTATGCTCTGTATCATGTAGCAGATATTAGAAAAGTAGCATTTCGAAAGCAGCGTTAGAATCAGagaagcagccaggcagcaatTTGTATGTTCTTTGCCAGATCTTTCAAACACAGCTCACAGAATCTTTAGCTGGTTTCACCCTTCAGCCCCAGCTATCCAGCACTGAGGCTCCCCAGATGAGGTAACAGGGAAGTTACGCTCCTGCAGTCACTGTTCCATTTGCTAGAGGCAGATGGGAGCACATGCTTTAACTGGTAACTCCAGTTATAAAGGTTAATTTACTACTACAATTCCACTCCAGCACAGAGTCTTAGTGTCAGCATGCCATACCTGCAAGTTATCAGTAGGTGTATTTAAAACctattaaatgttttgttttaattgtgttttaaaCTTGTACGTCATAATGATGTCATTAAGAGGAGATCAGCTTTAAGCATAGcccagaactgcagaaaaaacagaatacGGAAGAATACGTTTACTCACTTTCAGACTTTGAGGCCAAGTAGTGTCTTATGGATGTCAGGCTAATTCTTTAGTTTTATTGGTGATAGCACCTCGATACGCCAGATCTAAATAGGTCTTTATGCAAGTTCTCCATTGTGGCTATTGACATATTGgttgtgtttgcttttgcttgccACTTGCCTTTCAGAACAGTCAAGACTTTTAAAAGCCCTTTCCTTCCAACATCCTGTCACG contains these protein-coding regions:
- the LOC130158151 gene encoding plasma kallikrein-like isoform X8 translates to MSSRGRCSAGVKPGHQLHSGLDDVCSQNVAQVEHKPYPFIQTDCMFRMIWIYQTFYFLFLLASVYSECVTQIYENTYFQGGDLATFFTPSANYCQVVCTYHPTCLLFTYLPAAWMKDPAKRFSCYLKDSDTEMLPKVDMEGAISGHSLKQCNIQISACSPDVHAGLDMEGNIHDVAMVDSYQQCQKRCTNDKHCHFFTYASETFHNANLRLSNGHF